In Actinoplanes octamycinicus, the genomic window ATGTACACGATCACCCCCGGGATCACCGACGACGACGGCGGCACCGCCGAGCAGACCAGCGTGTTGATCATCGTCTACGACCCGGACGGCGGATTCGCCACCGGCGCCGGACACTTCACCTCGGCCGCCGGAAGCCTGCCCGCCAATCCCACCGCGACCGGCAAGACTCACTTCCAGTTCAATCCGAAGTATCTGCCGCACGACACCGGCCCGGTGCCGAGCAACGGCAAGGCCAACCTGAAGCTCGAAGGTGGCGCCTTCGACTTCACCTCGACCTCGCTGTCCTGGCTGGTGGTCACCCAGGACGGCAAGACCGCCGTCTCGGGAACCGGCAGTGTGAACGGCAAGGCCGGGTACGGCTTCGTCGCGTACGGCTACGAGACCGGCCACTTCCGGATGGTCGTCTGGGATCTCGCCAAGGGTGCCTACCCCACCACGGACAAGATCTACGACAACAGCCCATCCCTGGAGTACGACCTGGACCGCGCCCGCCTGCAGCCCATCGACGCGGGCAGCATCCACACCCACTGAACCGGCTCACCGGGACGCGCTCGAAAGCACGAGCGCGTCCCGGTAGCGTGGGTGCCATGGCCGTGATCGAGGTCGCCTACCACCAGTTCTGGCTACTCGACGAGGGATGCCGCCCGGATCCGCAGACACCCGTCGGCAACGGCCTCGCGGGTGTGGCTGGTCTCGGCGTCGTCAAGGTCTGGACCGGGATAGCCACGGGGCCGGCCACCGTTTCGCTGCGCGCCTTGACCGCCGGCCCACCGCCGGACGAGGCGGCAGAGTGGGATGACGTGGTCGAACTGAGCCTGGCCGCCCCGACCGGTGCGGTACGGGCGATGGCCCTGATGGCTGATCCACCCGCTGAGCTCGGACCGCTGACGACAGCCGGTCCAGGCCCCTATCGGCTGCGAGTGCATGTGCGCGGTCGCGACTCCGCGCCCGACGAGTCCGTGTCCGCTCCGGTCGAGGACTATCTGCTGGTGGCGTGGCCCGCCCCTGACGAGCCGGAACGGATCCTGCGCCAGACCGACAGTTACGGCGCCCAGGTGCGCCGATCCGAGGCGGCTGCGCCGCCTTCACCATCACCCTCGCCGGCCCGAATCGATGCGCTCCGCGAGCAGCGCCGCAGGGCGCTGCGCGGCCTCCGCTGAGCCGCCGAATGCACCGTGCGAGATTCATGATCGGTGCGTTGTCGGAGCGATGCCGGATCGCTCGTGACCGGCGCGAACGGCGCCGGCAAGAGCACGCTCATGCGGCTGCGGCTGATGGCCGGTGAGCTTCGCGCCGACCACGGAACGGTCACCGTCACCGGCCGGGTGGGGCATCTGGGCCAGCGGGAGACCCCGTGGCCACCCGGCATGACGGTGCTTCAGGCGTACGCTCAATCACGCACCGGCGAGCCGCAAGAGCACGCGGCGGCCCGGCTCTCGCACGGCCTGCCCACCCTGGCGGAACTTGATCTGCGCGTCGGTGAACTCTCCTACGGCCAGCCCGCCGCATCGAACTGACCCCGCTGGTCAGCGAACCGTCGACCTGCTGTTGCTGGACGCGCCCACCAACCACCTCGGGCCCGCGCTGGTCGAGCAGCTGGAGCAGGCGCTGACGGCGTACCTGGGCGCCGTGGTGGTCGTGACTCACGATCGCCGGATGCGAGCCGCCTTCACCGGCTCCCATCTGGAACTCCGCGACGACCGCGCCGGGCCTGGCGGTGGCGAGGAGCACAGCCCACGATGAGACTGCCAAGATCCGCTGGTCCATCGCCCGCGAAGGCACATCGTCCGGCCGGTTGAACGAAGGGGCGCCCAGAACGGCGACCCTTACGGAGGATGCGCTCCTTCATCAGTGGGTCGGTCGGAGTCAGTCCAATACGGTTCGGGCATGGACACGAGGCGTTCCCCTTTGTGGTCGGCTGCGCTTGTCCTCGCGATCTTCTTCGCGGGCGGATGCGGCGGCACCGGCGGCTCCCCGGACGCGGCAGGGGAGCCGGAACCCGAGCCGAGCGTGAGTTCCCCCATGATCACCGAGGTTCGGTACGGACAACCCGGCGTGCTGTCGACGGAGAGCGGAAACGTGGAGTATGTCATCGGCAAGCCCGAGGCGATGACGTTCCACGAAGCGGATTACGACGCGACCTCCGACACCTCGACCAAGCCCGGCAAGGCGTTCGGTGGTGCGGGTCAGCGTGCGGATACATGGTGTCTCAGGGCAGGTTGCCACCGGTGCGGAAGTGCAGCTGACGTACGAGGCGGCGGACGGAACCCTGGCGGGCGAGACGCTTCCGCTGGCGACCTACGAGAAGACGGATCCCCTCAGCGATCACCCGACCACGGTCACGACCGGCCAGAAGACGAAGGGCGAGGTCTTCTTCGAGTCGGGTGACGCGAGCGGCAAGGTGATAGCGGAAGCCGGCGGCCGCCGTCAGGTGGTGTGGCGCCGGTAAGGCGAAGATCGCCGGCGTCATCGGCATCTCGTTCCTCTCCAGCACGGCGACGATCTGCCGATAGGCGGATCGGCAGGACGGCGCCCGCTGTGGCGGTCGTTACATCGCAGAGTTAGGGGCTGGCCGGGCTTTGTTCGGTCTGACGGATGTCGAAAGAGCTGGCATGAGGAATGTCGCCCCAGCGCCGTGGCGCCATCTCGCCGCCACGGTCGGCGTCCTGCTGGCCGGCGTGGTGTGGCTCGGCTGGTGGTCCGCGACCGGCGGCGGTCCCCGGCCGTTCGCCTACGTCTTCGTGCCCGCCGGCATGGCCACCGCCGCGTTCGCGACCATGACCGTGGTGCGTGGCGGCCACCTGGTGCCGGCGGCCCGGCGCTTCTGGCTGCGGTTGTCCGCCTCATGCGCGTTCCTCACCGTCGGGTACGGGCTGCTGGCCGTCGCCGCGGTCCGTAGCAGCCCCGCCTACCCGGAGATGCCGGTCCCCGCGACCGTCTGCGTCTGCGCCGGCGTGTTCCTCGCCATCTACGCGGTGGCGCGGGTGCCGCTGGGTGTCACCAGCCGGCACGAGCTGGGCCGGCAGTGGCTCGACCGGGCGATCGCCTTCCTCGGCTGCGCCGCCGTGCTCTATCACTTCGGGCTGGTCCCGCTGATCTTCCGCTCCGGGCCGCGGGACCTCCCGCTCACGGTGATGATCCTGATGGCGTTCGTGCTGGCGGCGGCCAGCATCACGAAGGTCTCCTACATCAACGGCGGCCCGGTGGACCGGGTCGCGGTGCGGCTGCTCGCGGCGACCGGGCTGACCGGGGCCGTGGTGGCGCTGCTCGCGATCGACCCGTACTCCAACTGGCCGATCGTGGCCCAGGCCCTGGTCCTGCCGGTCGTCCCGGTGCTGGTCACGTTCGCCGTCTACCGCCAGCGGGTCGCCGCCGGCGTCTCCTCGCGCCGGCCGAACACCTGGCTGCCGTACCTGGCGGTGGCAGCGGTCCAGGCGCCGGTGGTCGACGTGCTGACGCACCGGACTGCCGCGTCGCCGCTGGTCGTCGCCGCGACAGCGGTCCTGGTGATCACGCTGGTCATGATCCGCCAGTACCTGGTGATCCGGGAGAACAGCCGTCTGCTGCGCGACCGGCAGGCCTCCGAGCTGCGCCTGCGCTACGAGGCCACCCACGATCCGCTGACCGGCCTGGCGAACCGCGTCCTCTTCCGGGAGTGGCTGAACGCGGCGCTCGACGCCGGCGACGTCGAGGTGCTGCTGGTCGATGTCGACGACTTCAAGGTCGTCAACGACTCGCTCGGGCACGATGTCGGTGACGTGCTGCTGGTCGCCTTCGCCGACACGCTGTGCCGTGCGGTCGGTGACGACGGCAGCGTGGCCCGCCTGGGCGGCGACGAGTTCGCCGTCCTGGTCGCCGGTCCGGCCGGCACCGCCGACCTGGTGGCGCAGCGCATCATCACCGCGATCCAGGTCCCGATCAGCGAGCACGGGTTGCTGGTGCACGCCAGCGTCGGCATCGCCACGGCGCCGGCCGGAGCCCCGGTGGGTGGCCTGCTCCGCGAGGCGGACATGGCGGTGCACACCGCGAAGCAGCGCGGCAAGGGCAACTGGGTGCGGTTCACCACGGACCTGGAACAGCCCGTGTACGCCGACGCCCGCCTCGGCGGTGACCTGCGCCGGGCTCTCGACGCCGGCGAGTTCCGCCTGCTGTACCAGCCCATCGTCGACCTGCGGGACCGCCGCGTGGTCGGGGTCGAGGCGCTGGTGCGCTGGCACCACCCGCAGCGCGGCCTGATCTCGCCGCTCGAGTTCATCCCGGCGGCCGAACGCACCGGTCTGATCGTGCCGCTCGGCCGGTTCGTGCTGCGCGAGACCTGCCGGCAGGCGGCGGCCTGGCTCGCCGAGTTCGGCCCCGACGCCCTGCAGAAGGTGGAACCCAACGTCTCGGTCCGGCAGCTGCACGACCCGGACTTCGTCGCCGACGTCCGGGCCGCGCTGGCGGACAGCGGGCTGCCCGCCGAGCGGCTGGTCCTGGAGCTGACCGAGTCGGCCGTGCTGCGCGGCCCGCGAGTCTCGCAGGTCTTGCACGAGATTCACGACCTTGGCGTACGACTCGCGCTCGACGACTTCGGCACCGGCGAGTCGTCGCTGAGCCTGCTGCGCGCGTTCCCCGCCGCCATGGTCAAGCTCGACAAGTCGTTCGTCGACGGCATCGAGGTGGGCCGGCCCGGCACGCCGGAGACCGACGCACGGCAGGCCGTGGCCCGCGCCGTGCGGCAGCTGGCCGGCGCGCTCGGCCTGGAGGCGGTCGCCGAGGGCATCGAGAACGAGGACCAGGTGCGGCAGCTGCGCCGGCTGGGCTACACCACCGGGCAGGGCTACCACCTGGGCCGGCCCATGGAGCCCGCCCGGATCACCGAGCTGCTCGCCGCCCAGCGCCAGACCGCAGTCGCCTGAGCCGGCGCGGGCCGCGAGCAGCGCGCGCTCGTCAGCTCATCGGGATGCCGACGCCGCCGGTGGACATCAAAGTCGGCGGTCCGTCTGTCTCAGGGGTACCGGTGCGCGGTCGATATGAGCGATCGTGAGTCCTCGTCAGCGGGCCGGGAAAGCAGTGCCCGCCACCGCGGCCGCCGTCGCCGTGGTGCTGGCCGGATGGTTCAACCTGACCACCGCCGGCCTGCGGTTGCAGGTGGTCTGCTGCTGGCTGGCGGTGGCGGTCTTCGCGTCCTCGATGTCGTATTTCGCCTTCCGGGCCAGCCGCCAGATGGACCCCAGCGACCAGCAGCGCCGGTTCTGGTCGGCGCTGGCGATCGCGGCCGCCGTGTTCGGGATCGGCGAGTGGGCGCAGGTGGTCACCGCGATCGTCAGCCCGTTGAGCCTGCCCGCGCTGACCGGCACCGGTCCGGTCCGGACGACGGCGCTGGGCGTCGGCTGCCTCGGGTTGACGCTGGTGGTCCTCTCCTATCCGATCCCGCACCGGTCCACCCGGGAACGGGTCTGCTACCTGCTCGACCTGGCGACCGTGGTGATCGCCGCCGCCACCTACGGCGTCTACTGGAGCGTGACGTCGGCCAGCGACCAGCAGTCGATCATGGCGGACGACCTGGCCACCGTGATCGCCGGGCCGGTCGTGGCGATCATGACAGCGTTCACCGTCGGGCGGCTGTACCTGAGCAAGGTCGCGCCGTTCAGCTGGCCCCTCGGTGTTCTCGGCCCGTTCGCCGCCATCGTGGAGGCGATGGCGCGCGCCCTCGGCCCCAACCTGGTGAGCGCGGGGCATCCCGGCGTCATCTTCTCGATGACGGTGCTCTCCCACGCCCTGCTGATGACCGCCGCCTGGGCCCAGTACCGGTCGGGCGGCGGGAGCAAGCGACGCCGCGACGACAGCCGCAAGCGGTCGTTCAGCATGCTGCCCTACGGAGCGCTGTGGCTCACCTTCACGCTGCTGGTGGTCAGTCTGGTACTCAAGGACTCCAGCCCCTGCACCTGGACGGCGGTCGCCGGCCTGGCGGCGATCACCGGTGTGGTGGTGGCCCGGCAGCTCATCTCGTTCGTCTCGAACGAGGAACTGCTGGTCGAACGGGACGCCCTGGCCGCCCGCCTGCACACCATGGCGTTCACCGACAACCTGACCGGCCTGGCCAACCGCGCCCAGTTCCTCGACCGCCTCGACGACGCCCTCGGCGACCGCGACGCCCAGGTGGGTGTTCTGCTGATCGACCTCGACGACTTCAAACCGGTCAACGACACCCACGGGCACGCCGCCGGTGACGCGGTGCTGGTGCAGAGCGCCGAGCGGCTGCGCGGCTGCGTCGGCCCGGACGACGTGGTCGCCCGGCTCGGCGGCGACGAGTTCGCGGTGCTGCTGGCCCGGTGCGGAGCCGACGACCTCGCCGCGGTGGCGGATCGAGTGGTCCAGGCCCTCGACCAGCCCTGCCCGCTGGCCAGTGGTGCCGAGGCGCGGGTCCGGGCCAGCGTCGGCGGGGCCGTCCCCCTCGACGGAAGCCGCGATCCGCTGGCCCTGCTGCACACCGCTGACCAGGCGATGTACCAGGCGAAATGCGCCGGCAAGGGCGCGTTCCGCCTGGCGGCGGCGTGATCGCTGCGAGGTCCGTTCACGGTGCCGCGGGCGATCCGGGGACGCTGCCAGGCGCGCTCCTGACCACGCCGCAGCCCCGGCCGGTCTCCGAGACTGGTGCGAGCAGCGGCCCGAGCGCCTGGCCGCTGCTCGCACCGGTACGCGGACGCCGGGTCAGGAGCCCTTGACCCATCCCGCGGTGAAGCGGGCGAGGTGGATGCCGCCGCTGTCACCGACCTCGTACAGGTCGCCGATGGTGCCGTCGGGCAGCACGGCCATCGTCGAGTAGCCGGCGCCGCCCGGCTTGATCAGCGCCCGGGCGGGCCAGGTGGTGCCGTCGTCCGCGGACAGTCGCACGGTGAGGTCGTTGCGGGCGCTCGGGTGGGCGTTGTTGCTGAACAACGCGGTTCTGGTACGGATCGGTGCCGCGTTCGCGCCGACCTCCGACGGGCGGAGGTAGGAGATCTCGTCGGCGTTGCACAGGGGATCCGTGAGTACGGCGCTGGCCGTGGCCGCGCCGAACGTGATCCCGCCGTCGGTGGACGTGGCGTAGAACCGGCTGCGGGTGCTGTTGTGGCGCATGTTCTGCACCACGGCGCCCGAGCCGCGCTCCAGGACCTTGCTCTCGTTGACCGGCGCCCCGGCGGAGCCCCCGCGCTTCCAGGTGACCCCGTGATCGTCGCTGTAGACGTTCGCGGCGTGACTGGTGCCCGCGGCGTCGCGATAGGCCACCGGCTGGATCAGCCGGCCGGTGCTGGTCTGGACGCCGTGGCCGGAGGAGAAGAAGACCTGCTGCCACGCCGGGTCCTTGGCCATCGGGTTCAGCTCGACCGGGTTGCTCCAGGTGGCGCCGTTGTCGGTGCTCTTGACGTACTGCAGGTGCATGCTGTTCGGGTCGTCGGCGGTGTTGAGCCCGGTGCCGGCCGACCAGAAGCTGATGCCCGGCCGGGGGGAGTAGGTGTAGAAGCAGTAGACGGTCCCGGTCGTGCGGTCCACCAGCAGGCTCGGATCGCCGACGCCTTCGCCGGTGGTGGCGGCGGCGTGGATGATGCGTGGTTGTTCGAAGGTGCGGCCGCCGTCGGTGCTGCGGATCATGGCGAGCTGGATGTTGTTGGTGCCGCCGCCGAGGTCGTACGAGCCGTCGACGCGGGCGTCGGCCACGGCGATGAC contains:
- a CDS encoding putative bifunctional diguanylate cyclase/phosphodiesterase gives rise to the protein MRNVAPAPWRHLAATVGVLLAGVVWLGWWSATGGGPRPFAYVFVPAGMATAAFATMTVVRGGHLVPAARRFWLRLSASCAFLTVGYGLLAVAAVRSSPAYPEMPVPATVCVCAGVFLAIYAVARVPLGVTSRHELGRQWLDRAIAFLGCAAVLYHFGLVPLIFRSGPRDLPLTVMILMAFVLAAASITKVSYINGGPVDRVAVRLLAATGLTGAVVALLAIDPYSNWPIVAQALVLPVVPVLVTFAVYRQRVAAGVSSRRPNTWLPYLAVAAVQAPVVDVLTHRTAASPLVVAATAVLVITLVMIRQYLVIRENSRLLRDRQASELRLRYEATHDPLTGLANRVLFREWLNAALDAGDVEVLLVDVDDFKVVNDSLGHDVGDVLLVAFADTLCRAVGDDGSVARLGGDEFAVLVAGPAGTADLVAQRIITAIQVPISEHGLLVHASVGIATAPAGAPVGGLLREADMAVHTAKQRGKGNWVRFTTDLEQPVYADARLGGDLRRALDAGEFRLLYQPIVDLRDRRVVGVEALVRWHHPQRGLISPLEFIPAAERTGLIVPLGRFVLRETCRQAAAWLAEFGPDALQKVEPNVSVRQLHDPDFVADVRAALADSGLPAERLVLELTESAVLRGPRVSQVLHEIHDLGVRLALDDFGTGESSLSLLRAFPAAMVKLDKSFVDGIEVGRPGTPETDARQAVARAVRQLAGALGLEAVAEGIENEDQVRQLRRLGYTTGQGYHLGRPMEPARITELLAAQRQTAVA
- a CDS encoding GGDEF domain-containing protein, whose amino-acid sequence is MSPRQRAGKAVPATAAAVAVVLAGWFNLTTAGLRLQVVCCWLAVAVFASSMSYFAFRASRQMDPSDQQRRFWSALAIAAAVFGIGEWAQVVTAIVSPLSLPALTGTGPVRTTALGVGCLGLTLVVLSYPIPHRSTRERVCYLLDLATVVIAAATYGVYWSVTSASDQQSIMADDLATVIAGPVVAIMTAFTVGRLYLSKVAPFSWPLGVLGPFAAIVEAMARALGPNLVSAGHPGVIFSMTVLSHALLMTAAWAQYRSGGGSKRRRDDSRKRSFSMLPYGALWLTFTLLVVSLVLKDSSPCTWTAVAGLAAITGVVVARQLISFVSNEELLVERDALAARLHTMAFTDNLTGLANRAQFLDRLDDALGDRDAQVGVLLIDLDDFKPVNDTHGHAAGDAVLVQSAERLRGCVGPDDVVARLGGDEFAVLLARCGADDLAAVADRVVQALDQPCPLASGAEARVRASVGGAVPLDGSRDPLALLHTADQAMYQAKCAGKGAFRLAAA
- a CDS encoding exo-alpha-sialidase → MAVTAVVACGASLAPSTRALAAAPTGVTATVGADCAAGQLLLVLDNRSTTAQTYTVTWTGRSGSPWTRTVAAGASTPLQWTLPPGTAYTLRTTTPSGMDDTASGIFHCGTGMSAPVSYDCTTGRLQLALENRTSTARTFTVTWPGRANSPWTITLAAGGTYLHYWTVGAGTAYQLRVTAAGFDTTQRGTTGCGLTAGTPQMTVTTLLTTQTVIRDLNGPGGRYDGTAKSVRIPGLAVTGNGTVIAVADARVDGSYDLGGGTNNIQLAMIRSTDGGRTFEQPRIIHAAATTGEGVGDPSLLVDRTTGTVYCFYTYSPRPGISFWSAGTGLNTADDPNSMHLQYVKSTDNGATWSNPVELNPMAKDPAWQQVFFSSGHGVQTSTGRLIQPVAYRDAAGTSHAANVYSDDHGVTWKRGGSAGAPVNESKVLERGSGAVVQNMRHNSTRSRFYATSTDGGITFGAATASAVLTDPLCNADEISYLRPSEVGANAAPIRTRTALFSNNAHPSARNDLTVRLSADDGTTWPARALIKPGGAGYSTMAVLPDGTIGDLYEVGDSGGIHLARFTAGWVKGS